In Denticeps clupeoides chromosome 1, fDenClu1.1, whole genome shotgun sequence, a single window of DNA contains:
- the LOC114793468 gene encoding guanylate-binding protein 1-like, which translates to MEQRVSMEKPVCLIDTERSGRMFVTKEALEILEMIGEPVVVVAVVGLYRTGKSYLMNRLASRQNGFALGSTIESETKGIWMWCVPHPTKPGHTLVLLDTEGLGDVEKGDEKHDTWIFCLAVLLSSTLVYNSMGTIDNNALEKLHYVTELTEHIKVKSEPGDDDQASKFMSVFPTFVWTVRDFTLQLVRKGQPISSDEYLDHALELKPGSSPKTEKFNMPRRCLRDYFAVRKCFVFERPASGEKLAQMEQLTDSDLEPKFVRQATEFCSYVLGHTQAKAMDGGMQLTGRMLGSLAETYVEAIRSGQVPCLDSAVESLAMIQNARAVTDAVEFYIEEMMSHVQLPTDTRDVLSGIHAMVEKDALAVFLKAAFNDRNQTHQTDLMHKLYAEYEQICKQNEETSRQVSLDTISRVFGPVEQAVKAGSYTRRGGYNAFQAALQSATQQYKNSRGCGVMSEKVLSDYLTEKETVGKNILGADQSLTRAEHDRAVEQMRAQAAEQQKRYVEDQNRYQRTQMEEQQRSYEENQRQLMQKMEQERVRAQQDSERVLNSRLREQKDMMEQGFQQRAHDMQRQIDSLSCRLSQSRSSGPTCCVM; encoded by the exons GAGCAGAGAGTATCCATGGAGAAGCCGGTGTGTCTGATCGACACCGAGCGCAGCGGCCGCATGTTCGTCACGAAGGAGGCCCTGGAGATCCTGGAGATGATCGGCGAGCCCGTGGTGGTCGTGGCCGTGGTGGGGCTCTACCGCACGGGGAAATCGTACCTCATGAACCGACTGGCATCCAGGCAAAATG GTTTTGCCCTGGGCAGCACCATAGAGTCTGAGACGAAAGGCATCTGGATGTGGTGCGTGCCCCACCCAACCAAACCAGGACACACTCTGGTGCTGCTGGACACCGAGGGACTGGGGGACGTGGAGAAG GGGGACGAGAAACACGACACCTGGATCTTCTGCCTAGCTGTTCTCCTCAGCAGCACCCTGGTCTACAACAGCATGGGCACCATCGACAACAACGCCCTGGAGAAGCTCCA TTACGTGACGGAACTGACCGAACACATCAAGGTGAAGTCGGAACCCGGCGACGACGACCAGGCCTCCAAGTTCATGAGCGTCTTCCCAACGTTCGTGTGGACGGTGAGAGACTTCACGCTGCAGCTGGTACGGAAAGGTCAGCCCATCTCTTCAGACGAGTACCTAGACCACGCCCTGGAGCTCAAACCTG GATCATCGCCTAAAACCGAGAAGTTCAACATGCCGCGCCGCTGCCTGCGGGACTACTTCGCCGTGCGGAAGTGCTTCGTGTTTGAGCGTCCGGCGAGCGGAGAGAAGCTGGCGCAAATGGAGCAGCTGACCGACTCCGACCTGGAGCCCAAATTCGTGCGGCAGGCGACGGAGTTCTGCAGCTACGTCCTCGGTCACACGCAGGCCAAGGCCATGGATGGAGGCATGCAGCTGACCGGCAGGA TGTTAGGCAGCCTGGCGGAGACGTACGTGGAGGCCATCCGCAGCGGACAGGTCCCCTGTCTGGACAGCGCCGTGGAGTCTCTGGCCATGATCCAGAACGCCCGCGCCGTCACCGACGCTGTGGAGTTCTACATCGAGGAGATGATGAGTCACGTCCAGCTCCCTACGGACACTCGGGACGTCCTGTCCGGGATCCACGCCATGGTTGAGAAGGACGCGCTGGCCGTGTTCTTGAAGGCCGCGTTCAACGACAGGAACCAGACTCACCAGACGGACCTCATG CATAAACTGTACGCTGAGTACGAGCAGATATGCAAGCAGAACGAGGAAACGTCCCGGCAGGTCAGCCTGGACACCATCTCCCGGGTGTTTGGTCCCGTGGAGCAGGCTGTGAAGGCTGGGTCGTACACACGCCGCGGGGGCTACAACGCCTTCCAGGCGGCCCTGCAGAGCGCCACTCAGCAGTACAAGAACAGCAGGGGCTGCGGGGTCATG AGCGAGAAGGTGCTGAGCGATTACCTGACAGAGAAAGAAACTGTTGGAAAGAACATTCTGGGCGCTGACCAGTCACTTACTAGGGCTGAACACGACAGGGCAG TGGAGCAAATGAGGGCTCAGGCTGCGGAACAGCAGAAGAGATACGTGGAGGACCAGAACCGCTACCAGCGGACGCAGATGGAAGAGCAACAGAGGTCCTATGAGGAGAACCAGAGGCAGCTGATGCAGAAGATGGAGCAGGAGCGCGTGAGAGCCCAGCAGGACAGCGAGCGAGTTCTGAATTCCAGACTCAGG GAACAGAAGGACATGATGGAGCAGGGGTTCCAGCAGAGGGCTCATGACATGCAGAGACAGATCGACTCGCTGAGCTGCCGCCTCAGCCAGAGCAGATCCTCCGGCCCCACATGCTGTGTCATGTGA